A genomic region of Dehalococcoidia bacterium contains the following coding sequences:
- a CDS encoding DUF1501 domain-containing protein has translation MAANGNGNGKPPVLVVLQLTGGNDYFNTVIPYNDEHYFDSRPSLQIPQDRVLKLDDDLGFHPAMGPMKDIYESGDMAIIHGVGYANSPRSHFRSMDIWHTCEPDKVGTEGWLGRALREIDPNGENPVTGVNIGQALPRALVAPGVSVASVADLSTYGLLTSIEQQEQREQMLSRFANMYGPAVGTGQVMEYLGQTGLDALKGADILKIAPDKYESTVEYGASPIASKLRDIAQIHTADVGTRVFYCDYGSFDTHAAQATTHAKLWQDVSEAVQDFWDDLRENNADDNVVMIMFSEFGRRVRDNGSGTDHGAAGVGFAIGPSVKGGMYSEYPETRPEALEQGDLVPNQDYRGFYTTILENHLHMEAPPIVNGQFDAPGFLQTNGH, from the coding sequence ATGGCTGCAAATGGCAATGGAAATGGGAAGCCCCCGGTCCTGGTTGTGCTCCAGTTGACCGGCGGGAACGACTACTTCAACACAGTCATCCCATACAACGATGAGCACTATTTCGACAGCCGCCCATCGCTTCAGATTCCGCAGGACCGCGTACTGAAGCTTGACGACGATCTCGGCTTCCATCCCGCAATGGGCCCGATGAAGGACATCTACGAGAGCGGCGACATGGCGATTATCCACGGCGTAGGGTACGCGAACTCGCCGAGGTCGCACTTCCGCTCGATGGACATCTGGCATACATGTGAGCCGGACAAGGTTGGGACTGAGGGCTGGCTTGGTCGCGCCCTCCGAGAGATCGATCCCAACGGAGAGAACCCAGTAACCGGCGTCAACATCGGTCAGGCTCTTCCGCGCGCGCTGGTTGCACCAGGCGTGTCGGTAGCTTCTGTCGCCGATCTTTCGACTTACGGATTGCTGACCAGCATCGAGCAGCAGGAGCAGCGCGAGCAGATGCTCAGCCGCTTCGCCAACATGTACGGGCCAGCAGTGGGCACCGGCCAGGTGATGGAATATCTCGGCCAGACCGGACTCGACGCGTTGAAGGGTGCGGACATCCTGAAGATCGCTCCCGACAAGTACGAGTCTACAGTCGAGTATGGTGCAAGCCCAATCGCCTCGAAGCTCCGTGACATCGCACAGATTCACACGGCGGACGTTGGCACCAGGGTCTTCTACTGCGACTACGGTTCGTTCGACACCCACGCTGCGCAGGCGACCACTCACGCGAAGCTATGGCAGGACGTGTCTGAAGCCGTGCAGGACTTCTGGGACGATCTTCGCGAGAATAACGCTGACGACAATGTCGTCATGATCATGTTCAGCGAGTTCGGTCGCAGGGTGAGAGACAATGGTTCCGGCACGGACCACGGTGCGGCGGGCGTAGGTTTCGCCATTGGGCCGAGCGTCAAGGGCGGAATGTACTCCGAGTACCCGGAGACCAGGCCCGAGGCTCTCGAACAGGGCGACTTGGTTCCGAACCAGGACTACCGCGGCTTCTACACGACGATCCTCGAGAACCACCTCCACATGGAGGCTCCGCCGATCGTCAACGGTCAGTTCGACGCCCCTGGCTTCCTGCAGACCAACGGCCACTAA
- a CDS encoding NHL repeat-containing protein: MLTTTVAGRTWNFSHAIGRNAAAGNGFTQPVDVAAGPDGVLYVISRGNDGAGGVVAENKRIGKLTIDEQFIGDFGRRQMMWPTCIALDSGGHLYCSDEHENRIHIFNEDGELVNQWGEVGSGEGQLNGPSGLAFDSDDNILIAEAKSNRIQKFTKDGEFLAVIGEGHLNQPWGMFVDGDDNIYVADWGNSRGVKFSPQGDLLVTYGGDSAEDGADVDHPASIAVDSEGDVYISDWGNKRIQIYEPDGTVITALYGDAVEFSKWAAEVINSNPDAQKAYRRVKDRTSLGLFERPVGLTIDSEDRLIVTDSTRGRLQVYAKEKDYMDPQFNL; encoded by the coding sequence ATGTTGACCACAACCGTGGCTGGACGGACTTGGAATTTCAGCCATGCTATTGGAAGAAACGCAGCAGCCGGCAATGGCTTCACCCAGCCCGTTGACGTTGCCGCAGGGCCGGATGGCGTACTCTATGTCATCAGCCGCGGTAACGACGGGGCTGGAGGCGTCGTTGCAGAGAACAAGCGCATTGGCAAGCTAACCATTGACGAGCAGTTCATTGGCGACTTCGGGCGCAGACAGATGATGTGGCCCACTTGCATCGCGCTTGACTCCGGGGGACACCTTTACTGTTCAGATGAGCACGAGAACCGGATTCATATCTTCAACGAAGACGGTGAGCTCGTCAACCAGTGGGGAGAGGTTGGATCCGGCGAGGGCCAGTTGAATGGTCCTTCTGGTCTGGCATTTGACAGCGACGACAACATACTGATCGCTGAAGCCAAATCCAATCGAATACAAAAATTCACCAAAGACGGCGAGTTCCTGGCGGTCATCGGTGAGGGACACCTGAACCAGCCCTGGGGGATGTTTGTCGACGGAGACGACAATATCTACGTTGCCGACTGGGGCAACAGCCGAGGTGTGAAGTTCTCACCGCAGGGTGACCTTCTGGTTACCTATGGAGGCGATTCAGCGGAGGATGGCGCAGATGTGGACCATCCGGCAAGCATCGCCGTCGATAGTGAGGGCGATGTCTACATCTCGGACTGGGGAAACAAGCGCATCCAGATATACGAACCTGATGGCACGGTGATCACGGCCCTATATGGTGACGCTGTGGAGTTCAGCAAGTGGGCGGCCGAGGTCATCAACTCCAACCCCGATGCTCAGAAAGCCTACCGCCGGGTCAAGGACCGCACATCGCTTGGGTTGTTCGAGCGACCGGTGGGTCTGACGATTGACTCCGAGGACCGGCTCATCGTCACCGACTCAACAAGAGGGCGGCTGCAGGTATATGCAAAAGAAAAGGACTACATGGATCCTCAGTTCAATCTGTAG
- the priA gene encoding primosomal protein N', whose amino-acid sequence MRFAEVAVDARTGPSRTFSYSVPSGWHLIPGQLIRVPFGPRTIQGVVFELTDTPSVEETREIAENLFEDSLVNGTHLTLARWISDYYRCSLFEAVAPMLPPGSRVQTRTVVSLSEDVTDIESVSNSDRQLRVLEAVRRDGQVDVDSLASSLGEWVRATVGPLVSRDVLERTYRSNRRMIGPRYVEYLRVKPSALTEIRRWLADPKNRAHRQSALILSLIESTGLTPATQARREFGASAVSALMKRRFIDIDRTEVFRDPLADREYEPGPKVELSPPQQTAVNGISRALGDNTVEPRVILVQGVTGSGKTEVYLSTVEQCLALGRQAIVLVPEIALTTQTIERFAGRFPGRVAVQHSGLTAGQRHDQWWAIHSGSRDVVIGSRSAVFAPLSNPGLIILDEEHEWTYKQHDIAPRYHARSVAEHLGRLSGAVTVLGSASPDVGSYYLGRRREYGLHSLKDRLVREPDGSTSILPLPEVEVVDMRRELREGNRGMFSRRLHSELASCLDAGQQAILFLNRRGTASHMQCRHCGLSLSCRSCDIALTYHRPIQRLICHYCGRRRRMPENCPECLSFRLSLYGIGTQSVASEVEREFPQARVLRWDRDATRHAREYEELLSSFRSGEADVIVGTQMIAKGLHLPGVTLVGVVLADVGLGIPDYRSGERTFQLLCQVAGRSGREHDAGRVVFQTYQPENYAIRAAAAQDYELFYIAEMRYRREQRNPPYSRLIRLVYGHTNAAMAESRAHELANTLRQAQSEADLADVEILGPTPPYPSRLRGRYRWHIVLRGHNPRALLDSVEVPREWSVDVDPVALT is encoded by the coding sequence GTGAGATTCGCCGAAGTTGCTGTCGACGCCCGAACGGGGCCCTCGAGGACTTTCAGTTACTCCGTACCATCCGGATGGCACCTGATTCCTGGACAACTCATCCGCGTACCATTCGGTCCCAGGACTATTCAGGGCGTTGTCTTTGAGTTAACTGACACGCCAAGTGTCGAAGAGACGCGCGAGATCGCAGAGAACCTCTTCGAGGACTCCCTGGTAAATGGTACTCACCTGACCCTCGCACGCTGGATCAGCGACTACTACCGATGTTCCCTCTTCGAAGCCGTCGCACCCATGCTGCCGCCCGGAAGCCGTGTGCAGACACGGACAGTTGTGTCCCTATCTGAAGACGTCACAGACATCGAGTCGGTTTCCAATAGCGACAGGCAACTCCGCGTGCTGGAGGCCGTCCGAAGAGATGGACAGGTTGACGTTGATTCCCTTGCTTCCAGCTTGGGGGAATGGGTCAGAGCTACAGTTGGCCCACTCGTATCCCGCGATGTATTGGAACGCACCTATAGATCAAATCGCCGGATGATCGGTCCGAGGTACGTGGAGTATCTACGGGTAAAACCGAGCGCACTGACAGAGATCCGCCGGTGGCTTGCCGATCCCAAGAACAGGGCTCATCGCCAGTCGGCGCTGATTCTTAGCCTGATCGAGTCCACAGGACTGACACCCGCGACCCAGGCAAGAAGAGAGTTCGGAGCCTCTGCCGTTTCGGCTCTGATGAAGAGAAGGTTCATAGACATAGATCGGACTGAGGTGTTTCGTGACCCGTTGGCTGATAGGGAGTATGAACCCGGTCCGAAGGTTGAACTTTCCCCACCCCAGCAGACTGCAGTTAACGGAATCTCCAGGGCTTTGGGCGACAACACCGTGGAACCAAGGGTAATTCTCGTGCAGGGAGTTACCGGCAGCGGCAAGACCGAGGTGTACCTGTCTACGGTGGAGCAATGCCTGGCACTTGGACGTCAAGCGATCGTGCTGGTTCCTGAAATCGCACTTACCACTCAGACCATAGAGAGGTTCGCAGGGCGCTTCCCGGGTCGTGTTGCCGTGCAGCACAGCGGACTCACAGCTGGCCAGCGCCACGATCAGTGGTGGGCGATTCACAGTGGTTCGCGAGACGTAGTGATTGGCTCACGGAGCGCTGTGTTCGCCCCCCTGTCCAATCCTGGCCTGATCATTCTGGACGAGGAGCATGAGTGGACCTACAAGCAGCACGACATTGCGCCCAGATACCACGCAAGATCAGTAGCGGAACACCTCGGGAGACTATCGGGTGCAGTCACGGTGCTGGGCAGTGCATCGCCAGATGTCGGCTCTTACTACCTGGGGCGCCGGCGCGAGTATGGTCTGCATAGTCTTAAGGACAGACTCGTCAGGGAACCAGACGGGAGCACCTCGATCCTTCCACTACCAGAGGTGGAAGTGGTCGACATGAGGCGGGAGCTACGCGAGGGAAACAGGGGAATGTTCTCCCGCAGGTTGCACTCCGAGCTGGCTTCCTGTCTGGACGCGGGACAGCAGGCGATTCTATTTCTGAATCGGCGTGGCACTGCCTCACACATGCAGTGTCGCCACTGTGGACTCAGCCTGTCATGCCGGAGCTGTGACATTGCCCTAACGTACCACAGACCTATACAGCGGCTAATCTGCCACTACTGCGGGCGGCGAAGGCGAATGCCGGAAAACTGCCCGGAGTGTCTGAGCTTCAGGCTCAGTCTGTACGGCATCGGCACTCAGTCGGTGGCTTCCGAGGTCGAGCGTGAATTCCCTCAGGCACGCGTTCTCAGATGGGACCGTGATGCCACTCGACACGCACGGGAATACGAGGAACTGCTTTCAAGCTTCAGGAGTGGTGAGGCAGACGTCATCGTTGGTACTCAGATGATCGCCAAAGGCCTGCACCTTCCAGGAGTGACACTCGTTGGAGTGGTACTTGCAGACGTCGGTCTGGGCATTCCCGACTACAGGTCAGGAGAGCGGACCTTCCAGTTGCTGTGCCAGGTAGCAGGAAGGTCAGGGCGCGAACACGACGCGGGGCGAGTCGTTTTCCAGACATACCAGCCGGAGAACTACGCCATCAGGGCAGCAGCGGCTCAGGACTACGAGCTGTTCTACATTGCCGAGATGCGTTACAGAAGGGAGCAGCGCAACCCACCATATTCACGACTGATCAGACTGGTCTACGGCCACACGAATGCCGCAATGGCCGAGTCCAGGGCCCATGAACTGGCGAATACGCTCCGGCAGGCGCAGTCTGAGGCAGACCTAGCTGACGTTGAGATACTAGGTCCTACTCCCCCGTATCCGTCCAGACTCAGAGGCAGGTACCGCTGGCATATAGTCTTGAGAGGTCATAACCCGAGGGCTCTTCTCGACTCGGTCGAGGTCCCACGCGAGTGGAGCGTTGACGTAGATCCCGTAGCTCTCACCTGA